ACGTCATCCCAGCTCGGGTAGTCGACGGCCGAAGCGGGATGCTCGGTGACGGCGATCGAACCGCTCACGAGCAGAGCCACGGCCGCGATTGCAGCGATGAATGCGCTCGCGCGACGGCGCCGCGGACGGTCGGCGGCATCCCGTGCCGTCACGACCGGCGGCATGGCCGTCGTCTCCGTCATCGTCGCGCTCCCCCAGCGTTCTGCTGACCGCATGATGTCTCCCCGAACCGGTGTTTGTGCGTTATGTCACAACTTCCACACGAGCACCATTGACCACAGTACCAACGGATGCCGCGTTCGGCCAGGCATCGCACCGCACGCGTCACAGGGCGCTCTGTCGGCAGGGCGCCCGCATCCTTGCCGCGACGCTAACCCGCACGGCCACGCCCGCCCGGGAGGCGGGTCGGATCGTCGCCGAACCCGCGCGCCCGCCGGCGGCCGCCGGTTTGGCATTCCCGGGGCTCGACCCGTATGCTTGTGCCTCGGTTGCTCTGCGGCTCGCGCCACCTGGCCCCATCGTTTAGTGGCCTAGGACACCGCCCTTTCACGGCGGCAGCACGGGTTCGAATCCCGTTGGGGTCACCAGCAGCAGCACCACACAATTGAATACGTTTGGCCCTGTAGCGCAGTTGGTTAGCGCGCCGCCCTGTCACGGCGGAGGTCGCCGGTTCAAGTCCGGTCAGGGTCGCCACGGCGACGGGCCCTCTCTTCGGAGGGGGCTTGTTCCGTAGTGGGGCATCATCGCCCTGCGGCTCTGTAGCTCAGTTGGTAGAGCGCACGACTGAAAATCGTGAGGTCACGGGATCGACGCCCGTCGGAGCCACCACACAACTCTCTTCTCTCATCGCCGTGCGCCCTTGTCGGCGACCTCTGCTCACGGTGCTGTCACGCCTCGCGACGGTTAACCTTGACGTCAAGAGAAAGAGGATCACATGACTGACGTCGCCGCTGCCGGAACCTGCCCCGTTGTGCACGGAGCCCACACCTCGAAGGACGGTTCGGTCAAGGAGTGGTGGCCGAAGGGGCTCAACCTCGACATCCTCGCCCAGCACGACACGAAGACGAACCCGCTCGGCGCCGACTTCGACTACCGCGAAGAGCTGAAGAAGCTCGATGTCGACGCCCTCGTCAAAGACGTCAAAGAGCTGCTCGTCACGAGCCAGCCCTGGTGGCCGGCCGACTGGGGCCACTACGGCGGCCTCATGATCCGCATGGCCTGGCACTCGGCCGGCACGTACCGCATCGCTGACGGCCGTGGCGGCGGCGGGTCGGGCACGCAGCGTTTCGCTCCGCTCAACTCGTGGCCCGACAACGCCAACCTCGACAAGGCGCGGCGCCTGCTCTGGCCGATCAAGAAGAAGTACGGCAACCGCATCAGCTGGGCCGACCTGATGATCCTCGCCGGCACGCTCTCGTACGAGTCGATGGGCCACAAGGTCTACGGCTTCGCCTTCGGTCGCGAAGACCTGTGGCACCCGGAGAAAGACACCTACTGGGGCAGCGAGCAGGAGTGGCTCGCCCCGAGCGACGAGCGCTACGGCAGCGTCGACAATCCCAGCACCATGGAGAACCCGCTTGCCGCCGTGCAGATGGGCCTCATCTACGTGAACCCCACCGGCGTCAACGGCGTGCCCGACCCGCTGAAGACCGCCGCGCACGTGCGCGAGACCTTCGCCCGCATGGCCATGAACGACGAGGAGACGGTCGCTCTGACCGCCGGCGGCCACACGGTCGGCCGCACGCACGGCAACGGCCGCGCCGAGTCGCTGAGCCCCGAGCCCGAGGGCGCCGACATCACCGAGCAGGGCCTCGGCTGGAACAACCACGTGAGCCGCGGCATCGGCAAAGACACCATGACGAGCGGCATCGAGGGCGCCTGGACCTCGAACCCCACGCGGTGGGACAACGGCTACTTCACGATGCTCTTCAGCCACGAGTGGGAGCTGCGCGAGAGCCCCGCGGGTGCTCCGCAGTGGGAGCCCGTCGCGATCGCCGAGGAGGACAAGCCCTTCGACGTGGAGGGCATCGCTCGCCAGAACCCGATCATGACCGACGCCGACATGGCCATGATCAAAGACCCGATCTACCGCGAGATCTCCGAGCGCTTCTACAACGACCCCGAGTACTTCAGCGAGGTCTTCGCGCGCGCCTGGTTCAAGCTGACCCACCGCGACATGGGCCCCCGCAACCGCTACGTCGGGCCGCTCGCGCCGACGGAGGACCTCATCTGGCAAGACCCGGTGCCGGCCGGGAAGGCCGACTACGACGTGGCCGCCGTTGCGCAGCGCATCCTGAGCAGCGGCCTGTCGATGACCGACCTGGTGATGACGGCGTGGGATTCCGCGCGCACCTACCGCGACTCCGACAAGCGGGGCGGCGCGAACGGCGCCCGCATCCGCCTGGCGCCGCAGCGCGACTGGCACGCCAATGAGCCCGAGCGCCTGAACCGCGTGCTCGCCGTCTACGAGGCGCTGTCGGCCGAGACCGGTGTGAGCGTGGCCGACCTGATCGTGCTGGGCGGCAATCTGGCGGTTCAGGATGCTGCGCGCAAGGCGGGCGTCGAGGTGAGCATCCCGTTCCACCCGGGGCGCGGTGACGCGAGCCAGGAGTGGACCGACGTCGACTCGTTCGCTCCGCTCGAGCCGATTCACGACGCGTTCCGCAACTACCTCAAGAAGGACTACACGGTGCCGGCCGAGGAGCTCATGCTCGACCGCGCGAGCCTCATGAACCTGACGGCGGTCGAAATGACCTGCCTCATCGGCGGCATGCGCGTGCTCGGCACGAACTTCGGCGGTACGAGCCACGGCGTCTTCACCGACACCGTCGGAGCGCTGACGAACGACTTCTTCGTCACCCTGACCGACCTGGGCTACGTGTGGGAGCCGGCCGGCTTCAACGCCTACAACCTGCGCGACCGCACGACCGGGCAGGTGCGCCACACGGCCACGCGCGCCGACCTCGTGTTCGGCTCGAACTCGATCCTGCGCTCGTACGCCGAGGTGTACGCGCAAGACGACAGTCGCGAGAAGTTCGTGCACGACTTCGTCGCCGCCTGGACGAAGGTCATGAACGCCGACCGCTTCGACCTGGTGGCCAGCTAGCCGCTGTTTCGTCCGGCTGCAGGATGCTCGGGCCGGGGTCTCTTCGGAGGCCCCGGCCCTTCCCGTCGACTGACATGTCGGAGCAGGTTGGCTGAAAACAGCTACCTTCCGCGCGAGATCACATGAATGTTTGGGTTGTGTGATTTCGGATAGTCCCCACAACCCCTTGCCGACATAGAAGTGCCGAAGTACCTTCGGGTTCATGGCGGAGTTGCCGGACACTTGGTGGGGCTGGTCCCTGTCAAACGCCCTTTCAGCCGCGCAACTCTTGTTCACCGTCCTCGGGTTCGTCGCAACCGTCATCGCGCTTGTGGCGAATCGTTCAGCAGTGAAGGAAGGCACGCAGGCTACGCAAAGCTTGCGTGAGACGTTCCAGGTGCGGCGGGTGGCTGAACTCGTAGGCGCGCTACATGCCCTTGAAGAAAGCGTCGACGACCAGATCAGAATTAGGGACCGAGATGCAACTGGCGCTGCTCTGCTTGATTATGCAAACCGAGCAGATCGATCCACAGCCTTGCTCCGTGAGCTTGAAGACGAGGCTTCTCGGCGACTCGCCGACGCCCTGGAGAGCGCGTCGCTTACTGCGCGACGTGCGAAAGACTCGCTTGCGAGGAACAAACGTGAGCCTGTGCAGGACCTGACAAGAACGGCCTCGGAGAAGATCACCGAAGCTGGGCAACTTGCTGCGCAGTACCTTGAGTTGAACGCATGGAAGGGGCCTTGAGGTGAGCTTGGTTTCGAATGATGCGCTGCGATCTGCTATCGGGAGAATGCTTGAACTCACCGAAGCAAAGTCCCAGCGATGGACTCGATTTGAGGCGTCTGACGACGAGTACCAGACCGAAACGGAGAGTTTCGTCTTCTTCGTGCGGTCTCGCGACGATGACGGCAACGCCCCCTACGTACTCGAAATCGCTAGAAAGATCCCGAGTCATGAGCGTCTGATCAAGGTTCTCCGATACGTAACTGGTGGCCCAACCATCGTCTGGGACCAGTTCGAAATCGACGAAACGGTGGAAAGGCTTTATGAGCTTGCGAAGGCAAGCGCATGGGGTCTGGAAGAAACCGAGTCTGAGTTGCTCAAGGAACTTGGAGTGGATTAGTCGAGTTCGACCTCTTCGGAGAGGATCGCCATTAGCTCGATGCGTTGAGAGATCGGCAGTCGAGCCCAGTCCGTGAATACCTTCTCTTTGTCGGTTAGGGGCCGACTACCGCGTTGCATCCATTGGAACAGCTCGAGCTTGTCAGCGCGACCTCCTACGTTCCGGACCCTGTTCAGGACCTCGTACTTGTCGGGGGGATTCAGTGTCGCGTCGCGCGACTCTTCGTTGCAGCGCTGGCACTCAGTACGAAGGTTCTCGTCGTCATCGGTACCGCCGCGCGCAACTGGGATGATGTGACCGATTGTGAGTCGCGCAAGCTTGCCCGGTGCATCGGCAAACTCACTCCCGCCGGCGGTAAAGCAGACCTGACAGGTATTGCCATCACGGTCGAAGATCCGACGGCGTTTGGGGCCGGAGATCACCTTCCGCCCGACAGCCACTGACGGCTTTTCGCCCAGATCGACGCGAACACCGATCGTCCGCACGAGATACTCATCGGGCTTCAGGGAAGGGTTGTTCTTGTAGTTGTCGATCGTCCAGCCGATTTCACGAAGGTCGCGCATACGTCGGTCGGCCTGGGCAACCCCAGGCACGGCATGCAACATCTCAAGCTTCGAGAACTTGTTGCCCTCGCCGACAG
The sequence above is a segment of the Microcella humidisoli genome. Coding sequences within it:
- the katG gene encoding catalase/peroxidase HPI, with translation MTDVAAAGTCPVVHGAHTSKDGSVKEWWPKGLNLDILAQHDTKTNPLGADFDYREELKKLDVDALVKDVKELLVTSQPWWPADWGHYGGLMIRMAWHSAGTYRIADGRGGGGSGTQRFAPLNSWPDNANLDKARRLLWPIKKKYGNRISWADLMILAGTLSYESMGHKVYGFAFGREDLWHPEKDTYWGSEQEWLAPSDERYGSVDNPSTMENPLAAVQMGLIYVNPTGVNGVPDPLKTAAHVRETFARMAMNDEETVALTAGGHTVGRTHGNGRAESLSPEPEGADITEQGLGWNNHVSRGIGKDTMTSGIEGAWTSNPTRWDNGYFTMLFSHEWELRESPAGAPQWEPVAIAEEDKPFDVEGIARQNPIMTDADMAMIKDPIYREISERFYNDPEYFSEVFARAWFKLTHRDMGPRNRYVGPLAPTEDLIWQDPVPAGKADYDVAAVAQRILSSGLSMTDLVMTAWDSARTYRDSDKRGGANGARIRLAPQRDWHANEPERLNRVLAVYEALSAETGVSVADLIVLGGNLAVQDAARKAGVEVSIPFHPGRGDASQEWTDVDSFAPLEPIHDAFRNYLKKDYTVPAEELMLDRASLMNLTAVEMTCLIGGMRVLGTNFGGTSHGVFTDTVGALTNDFFVTLTDLGYVWEPAGFNAYNLRDRTTGQVRHTATRADLVFGSNSILRSYAEVYAQDDSREKFVHDFVAAWTKVMNADRFDLVAS
- a CDS encoding HNH endonuclease, translating into MMHQNPIASHVDTEEIPLTVDPLRQKSSKARVAAFVASVGEGNKFSKLEMLHAVPGVAQADRRMRDLREIGWTIDNYKNNPSLKPDEYLVRTIGVRVDLGEKPSVAVGRKVISGPKRRRIFDRDGNTCQVCFTAGGSEFADAPGKLARLTIGHIIPVARGGTDDDENLRTECQRCNEESRDATLNPPDKYEVLNRVRNVGGRADKLELFQWMQRGSRPLTDKEKVFTDWARLPISQRIELMAILSEEVELD